From Primulina huaijiensis isolate GDHJ02 chromosome 15, ASM1229523v2, whole genome shotgun sequence, one genomic window encodes:
- the LOC140958277 gene encoding FT-interacting protein 1-like — protein MKLVVEVIDAHDLIPKDGAGSSSPYVEVDFENQTSRTKTIPKNLHPIWNQRIFFDFDKTKSYHHKFIEVSVYNEKRPVPGRNFLGRVRIRCLNIVRQGEEVYQSFKLENKSFLSSVKGEIGLKIYTLPISETTNLINTCPCLPRPSSPASNDFSVSEKTETRSSSLDLTELTIEHTSTEVSSNVLTEEPKKFIEESTDIRPETTDWIQKHQVMQQPAFSLRKRSPKEGESTMHHHQVNQQAHHLDHDEDEYEVKEANPNLGERWTVGGSYGGRGWMSGERTTNTFDLVEQMFYLYVRVVKAKDLPASSITASCDPYVEVKLGNYKGRTKHFEKKMNPEWNQVFAFSKERIQSSNLEVFVKDKEMVGRDDYLGRVVFDLNEIPTRVPPDSPLAPQWYRLEDRRGEGKVRGEIMVALWMGTQADEAFTESWHADAASVHGEGVFNIRSKVYVSPKLWYLRVNVIEAQDVVPNDRSRLPEVFVKVQVGSQVLKTVICPARTSNPMWNEDLVFVAAEPFEEQILLTVEDQVHSSKDDVLGRISLPLSTVEKRLDHRPVHSRWFNLEKYGFGSIEADRRNELKFSSRIHLMMCLEGGYHVLDESTMCISDQRPTAKQLWKPPVGILEVGILNAQGLLPMKMKDGRGSTDAYCVAKYGQKWVRTRTILSNFTPKWNEQYTWEVYDPCTVITLGVFDNCHLGTEKPGASGAARDSRIGKVRIRLSTLEAHRTYTSSYPLLVLHPTGVKKTGELQLAVRFTSLSLSHMIYIYGHPLLPKMHYLHPFTVKQVENLRYQAMNIVATRLSRAEPPLRKEVVEYMLDVDSHMWSMRRSKANFFRVMALLSGIMSTNHWFGDVCQWKNPITSVLVHVLFLILIWYPELILPTLFLYMFLIGIWNYRYRPKHPPHMDTKLSWAEAAYPDELDEEFDTFPTSRPQDTVRMRYDRLRSVAGRIQTVVGDIATQGERFQSLLSWRDPRATSLFIVFCLCAAVVLYVTPFRVMSLVSGLYVLRHPRFRSKLPSVPSNFFKRLTAQTDSML, from the coding sequence ATGAAATTAGTGGTAGAAGTTATAGATGCACATGATCTTATTCCAAAAGATGGAGCAGGATCATCAAGTCCATATGTAgaagttgattttgaaaatcaaactagCCGAACCAAAACGATCCCAAAGAACCTCCACCCCATTTGGAATCAGAGaattttctttgattttgaTAAAACCAAAAGCTACCATCACAAATTTATTGAAGTTTCTGTGTATAATGAGAAAAGACCAGTTCCAGGCAGAAATTTTCTTGGAAGAGTCAGAATCCGTTGCTTAAATATTGTTAGGCAAGGAGAGGAAGTTTACCAAAGTTTCAAGTTGGAAAACAAGTCTTTTCTTTCATCTGTCAAAGGTGAAATTGGCCTCAAAATTTATACCTTACCCATTTCAGAGACCACGAACCTTATAAATACCTGCCCTTGTCTTCCTCGTCCTTCAAGCCCGGCTTCCAACGATTTTTCTGTATCAGAAAAAACAGAAACCCGCAGCTCTTCACTTGACTTAACTGAGCTTACCATCGAGCATACGTCTACTGAGGTCAGCAGCAATGTTTTAACAGAGGAACCTAAGAAATTTATTGAAGAGAGCACTGATATTAGACCAGAAACTACTGATTGGATTCAAAAGCATCAAGTTATGCAGCAGCCAGCCTTCTCATTGCGGAAAAGATCACCAAAAGAAGGCGAATCAACTATGCATCATCATCAAGTTAATCAACAAGCTCACCATCTTGATCATGACGAAGATGAGTATGAGGTGAAAGAAGCAAATCCCAATCTTGGTGAACGTTGGACGGTTGGCGGATCATATGGTGGAAGAGGGTGGATGAGTGGTGAAAGAACGACAAACACATTTGATCTTGTTGAGCAGATGTTTTATCTTTATGTTAGAGTAGTCAAGGCCAAAGATCTTCCAGCTAGCTCCATTACTGCTAGTTGTGACCCTTACGTGGAAGTGAAACTTGGTAACTATAAAGGAAGAACAAAACATTTCGAAAAGAAGATGAATCCTGAATGGAACCAAGTATTTGCTTTCTCAAAGGAGCGGATCCAGTCATCGAATTTGGAGGTTTTTGTGAAGGATAAAGAGATGGTGGGAAGAGATGATTATCTTGGAAGGGTGGTTTTCGATTTGAATGAGATCCCAACAAGGGTTCCACCTGATAGCCCTCTCGCTCCTCAGTGGTATAGACTTGAGGACCGGCGTGGAGAAGGGAAAGTGAGGGGAGAAATCATGGTTGCTCTTTGGATGGGGACTCAAGCTGATGAAGCATTTACAGAATCTTGGCATGCTGATGCTGCATCTGTTCATGGAGAGGGAGTTTTCAACATTAGGTCCAAGGTATACGTCTCTCCAAAACTTTGGTACTTAAGAGTGAATGTAATTGAAGCTCAGGATGTCGTTCCAAACGACAGGAGTCGTCTCCCGGAGGTCTTCGTGAAAGTCCAGGTTGGTAGTCAAGTGCTCAAAACCGTGATATGCCCAGCTCGTACGTCGAATCCTATGTGGAACGAAGATTTAGTTTTTGTAGCTGCTGAGCCATTTGAAGAGCAGATTCTTCTGACCGTGGAGGATCAGGTACACTCCTCGAAAGACGATGTGTTGGGAAGAATAAGTCTTCCTCTCAGCACGGTTGAGAAGAGACTGGATCACCGACCTGTGCATTCTCGTTGGTTCAACCTCGAAAAGTACGGGTTTGGTTCGATAGAAGCTGATAGGAGGAAtgaacttaaattttcaagcagAATACACTTAATGATGTGCCTTGAAGGTGGATATCATGTACTGGATGAATCAACGATGTGCATAAGCGATCAACGGCCAACAGCAAAACAGCTTTGGAAGCCTCCTGTTGGAATACTTGAAGTAGGAATATTAAATGCACAAGGGCTTCTCCCAATGAAGATGAAGGATGGTAGGGGAAGCACAGATGCCTATTGTGTAGCCAAATATGGGCAAAAATGGGTTCGAACAAGGACCATTCTCAGCAATTTCACCCCAAAATGGAACGAGCAATACACATGGGAAGTCTACGATCCATGCACGGTCATAACATTGGGAGTCTTTGACAATTGCCACTTAGGAACCGAGAAGCCTGGTGCATCTGGTGCAGCACGCGACTCACGAATCGGGAAGGTTCGTATAAGATTATCCACCCTTGAAGCTCACCGTACCTACACAAGTTCCTACCCCCTTCTTGTTTTACACCCTACAGGGGTCAAGAAAACGGGTGAACTCCAACTAGCAGTTAGATTCACCAGCCTCTCCTTATCCCACATGATATACATTTACGGCCACCCTTTACTCCCAAAAATGCATTACCTGCATCCCTTCACCGTAAAACAAGTTGAAAATTTGAGATACCAAGCCATGAATATTGTAGCCACGAGGCTTAGTCGTGCTGAACCACCTCTCAGAAAAGAGGTAGTCGAGTACATGCTAGATGTCGATTCCCACATGTGGAGTATGAGACGAAGCAAAGCAAATTTCTTTCGAGTCATGGCACTTCTATCCGGTATCATGTCCACAAACCATTGGTTTGGCGATGTTTGCCAATGGAAGAACCCCATCACCTCAGTCCTAGTCCATGTTCTGTTTCTGATACTGATCTGGTATCCTGAGTTGATACTTCCAACACTCTTTTTATACATGTTCCTTATTGGGATATGGAACTACAGGTACCGACCAAAGCATCCGCCCCATATGGATACGAAACTTTCATGGGCAGAAGCAGCCTATCCAGATGAACTGGATGAAGAGTTTGACACATTCCCTACTTCTAGACCACAAGACACAGTTCGAATGAGGTACGATAGGCTAAGAAGCGTCGCGGGCAGGATTCAGACGGTGGTGGGAGACATTGCAACACAAGGGGAGAGATTCCAGTCTCTTTTAAGCTGGAGGGATCCAAGAGCCACAAGTCTATTCATAGTGTTCTGTCTTTGTGCAGCTGTTGTTCTCTATGTGACTCCATTTCGAGTCATGAGCCTCGTTTCAGGGTTGTACGTGCTCCGGCACCCGAGGTTTCGGAGCAAGCTACCGTCCGTCCCTAGTAATTTCTTCAAGAGACTGACTGCTCAAACTGATAGCATGCTGTGA